In Monodelphis domestica isolate mMonDom1 chromosome 3, mMonDom1.pri, whole genome shotgun sequence, the following proteins share a genomic window:
- the LOC103103338 gene encoding mas-related G-protein coupled receptor member X3, with translation MAESPTAEQLESVLDTTVEMSTNWSLDPPTEAARKSVSLHWAEIPSLVIALVGLVGNSIVLWLLGFRTRRSPFSVYILNLAAADALFLGSHFGLRMWRIVGDLNFVILYVLGFCLLVLSYWVGLSLLAAISTECCLSVLFPLWYRCHRPKHTSAAVCAFLWALPGLYWGVFVALYFLNKNTFYDLYFDLNLVLFCWFSLLTCVLCVSSLTLVLRVQCSSQRRRPPRLYLLVLLTVLVFLPCGLPLGIIDAVSSFSRSHFMPYWLSRLLACVNSSANPFIYFFLGSQWCKRGREPLRVVLQRALGEEQVGLGGGRDTSHPKTLDELS, from the coding sequence ATGGCTGAGTCTCCCACAGCTGAGCAGTTGGAATCTGTTCTGGACACCACAGTGGAGATGAGTACAAATTGGAGCTTAGATCCTCCGACTGAGGCAGCTAGAAAATCTGTCTCACTCCACTGGGCAGAGATCCCCTCTCTGGTCATTGCCCTGGTCGGGCTGGTGGGGAACAGCATCGTCCTGTGGCTGCTGGGCTTCCGCACGCGGAGGAGCCCCTTCtctgtctacatcctcaacctGGCCGCGGCCGACGCCCTCTTCCTTGGTAGCCACTTTGGACTCCGCATGTGGAGAATTGTTGGAGATTTAAACTTTGTCATCCTGTACGTTCTAGGGTTCTGCCTCCTAGTCCTGTCCTACTGGGTGGGTCTGAGCCTGCTGGCTGCGATCAGCACCGAGTGCTGCCTCTCTGTGCTCTTCCCCCTCTGGTACAGATGTCACCGGCCCAAGCACACGTCTGCGGCTGTGTGCGCCTTCCTATGGGCTCTGCCTGGCCTGTATTGGGGAGTATTTGTGGCTCTTTATTTTCTTAACAAGAACACCTTCTATGATCTCTACTTCGATCTCAACTTGGTCCTTTTCTGCtggttctccctcctcacctgtGTGCTGTGTGTGTCCAGCCTGACGCTGGTGCTGAGGGTCCAGTGCAGCTCCCAGCGCAGGCGCCCTCCCAGGCTCTACCTCCTGGTGCTGCTCACAGTCCTCGTGTTCCTGCCCTGCGGCCTGCCCTTGGGGATTATTGATGCAGTTTCGTCTTTTAGCCGCTCCCATTTCATGCCTTATTGGCTCTCCAGGCTCCTGGCCTGTGTGAACAGCAGCGCAAACCCTTTCATTTACTTCTTCCTGGGCAGCCAATGGTGTAAAAGAGGGAGGGAGCCGCTCAGGGTGGTCCTGCAGAGGGCCCTGGGGGAGGAGCAGGTGGggttgggtggggggagggacacTTCCCACCCCAAAACTCTGGATGAATTATCCTGA
- the LOC100027637 gene encoding mas-related G-protein coupled receptor member X1-like — protein MAESPTAEQLDSVLDTTVLTSTNWSLDPLTEAARKSVSLSWTEILSLVIALVGLVRNSIVLWLLGFRTRRSPFSVYILNLAAADALFLGSHFVLCMWVIVGDLNLLVLMLLGPCLLNMSYCMGLSLLAAISTERCLSVLFPLWYRCHRPKHRSAAVCAFLWALPGLYWGVYVALYFPNKNTFYDLYFDLNLVQFGWFSLLTCVLGVSSLMLVLRVQCSSQRMRPPRLYFLALLTVLVFLLCGLPWGFFYAVWIFSRFPLMFYELSRLLACVNSSANPFIYFFLSSNGVEEGGSLSGWSCRGLWGRSRWQGVRGGALPTPTLCIIYPEDENKMLRQGIPCNDPPLPPPLQRAGAPLSPS, from the coding sequence ATGGCTGAGTCTCCCACAGCTGAGCAGCTGGATTCTGTTCTGGACACCACAGTGCTGACAAGTACAAATTGGAGCTTAGATCCTCTGACTGAGGCAGCTAGAAAATCTGTCTCACTCTCCTGGACAGAGATCCTCTCCCTGGTCATTGCCCTGGTCGGGCTGGTGCGGAACAGCATCGTCCTGTGGCTGCTGGGCTTCCGCACCCGGAGGAGCCCCTTCtctgtctacatcctcaacctGGCCGCGGCCGACGCCCTCTTCCTTGGCAGCCACTTTGTGTTGTGCATGTGGGTAATTGTTGGAGATTTAAACCTTCTCGTCCTGATGCTGCTAGGGCCCTGCCTCCTAAACATGTCCTATTGTATGGGTTTGAGCCTGCTGGCGGCGATCAGCACGGAGCGCTGCCTCTCTGTGCTCTTCCCCCTCTGGTACAGATGTCACCGGCCCAAGCACAGGTCTGCGGCTGTGTGTGCCTTCCTATGGGCTCTGCCTGGCCTGTATTGGGGAGTATATGTGGCTCTTTATTTCCCGAACAAGAACACCTTCTATGATCTCTACTTCGATCTCAACTTGGTCCAGTTCGGCtggttctccctcctcacctgtGTGCTGGGCGTGTCCAGCCTGATGCTGGTGCTGAGGGTCCAGTGCAGCTCCCAGCGCATGCGCCCACCAAGGCTCTACTTCCTGGCGCTGCTCACAGTCCTCGTGTTCCTGCTCTGCGGCCTGCCCTGGGGTTTTTTTTATGCAGTTTGGATTTTTAGCCGCTTCCCTTTAATGTTTTATGAGCTCTCCAGGCTCCTGGCCTGTGTGAACAGCAGCGCAAACCCTTTCATTTACTTCTTCCTGAGCAGCAATGGCGTAGAAGAGGGAGGGAGCCTCTCAGGGTGGTCCTGCAGAGGGCTCTGGGGGAGGAGCAGGTGgcagggggtgaggggaggggcaCTTCCCACCCCAACACTCTGCATAATTTATCCTGAGGATGAGAACAAGATGCTCAGACAAGGGATCCCATGCAAtgaccctccccttcccccacccctgcaGAGGGCAGGAGCCCCCCTCTCACCTTCATAG